Proteins from a genomic interval of Cognatishimia sp. WU-CL00825:
- a CDS encoding RodZ domain-containing protein: protein MIRRKWRKPKDTEQSPKGFDDYDFRLGDEMRGERATIGKSLLDVQRELRIKASYIAAIENADPSAFETPGFIAGYVRSYARYLGMDPDETFAKFCRESGFQTAHGMSSEASTQRKPESNIVASGERDPFMTPNTPFTPIQDSILSRIEPRAIGSSLVLVALIAGIGYGGWSVLNEVQRVHLAPVEQTPVVLSDLDPLSGATSAGADVQTAQGTGVFTPPETALDRLYRPQALDVPVLVARDAPISTLNPQAIGTFTPESPSITIAEAIEPAPVIPQVLEETAREVVLFSVRPAWVRVRSADGSVLFEKTLNAGEEYTLPETEIAPTLQAGMSGSVYFRVNGEIRGPAGNGASVVRNVAMDMDSLETDYTVADISGDTELARVVALAAAQNVVIGNE, encoded by the coding sequence ATGATCAGGCGCAAATGGCGCAAACCTAAGGACACCGAGCAGAGTCCAAAGGGTTTTGACGATTACGATTTTCGTTTAGGCGACGAAATGCGAGGCGAACGCGCAACCATCGGCAAGTCATTGCTGGATGTGCAGCGGGAACTCCGCATTAAAGCTTCTTATATCGCCGCCATCGAAAATGCAGATCCTTCCGCATTTGAAACACCAGGCTTTATCGCCGGTTATGTGCGCTCTTATGCGCGCTATCTTGGCATGGACCCGGATGAAACTTTTGCTAAGTTTTGTCGCGAAAGTGGTTTCCAGACGGCCCACGGCATGTCTTCAGAGGCCTCGACGCAACGCAAACCAGAAAGCAATATTGTTGCCTCTGGCGAGCGCGATCCCTTTATGACGCCAAACACCCCATTCACGCCCATTCAAGATTCCATCCTGTCGCGCATCGAACCGCGCGCCATTGGCTCTTCGCTGGTGCTTGTCGCCTTGATTGCTGGCATAGGCTATGGCGGCTGGAGCGTCTTAAACGAAGTACAGCGCGTGCATTTGGCCCCAGTTGAACAGACACCCGTGGTTCTATCTGATCTTGATCCACTATCAGGGGCCACATCCGCAGGGGCCGACGTGCAAACCGCACAGGGCACCGGCGTGTTCACACCGCCTGAAACCGCGCTTGATCGTCTTTATCGTCCGCAAGCGCTGGATGTGCCTGTTCTGGTAGCGCGCGATGCGCCAATTTCCACGCTGAACCCGCAGGCCATTGGCACCTTCACACCAGAGAGCCCAAGCATCACCATAGCCGAGGCCATCGAACCCGCGCCGGTTATTCCACAGGTTCTCGAAGAAACCGCCCGCGAAGTGGTGTTGTTTTCGGTGCGCCCCGCCTGGGTGCGTGTGCGGTCTGCAGACGGGTCAGTCTTGTTTGAAAAGACTTTGAATGCGGGCGAAGAATATACCTTGCCAGAAACCGAGATTGCACCAACATTGCAGGCTGGCATGTCTGGATCGGTGTATTTCCGGGTGAATGGCGAAATCCGCGGCCCCGCCGGCAATGGTGCCAGCGTTGTGCGTAATGTCGCCATGGACATGGATTCATTGGAAACCG
- the hemA gene encoding 5-aminolevulinate synthase yields the protein MDYSAKLDNALKSLHDEGRYRTFIDIERKKGHFPHATWRKDDGTEQPITVWCGNDYLGMGQHPAVLEAMHEALDATGAGSGGTRNISGTTVYHNRLEAELADLHQKESALLFTSAYNANDATLSTLHRLFPGLIIYSDSLNHASMIEGIRRQGGAKRVFRHNDVAHLRELLEADDPAAPKLLAFESIYSMDGDFGPIAEICDLADEFNALTYLDEVHAVGMYGPRGGGVAERDGLSDRIDIINGTLAKAFGVQGGYIAASEKMCDAIRSYAPGFIFTSSVPPAVAAGAAASIAHLKSDSTLREQHQMQAKILKMRLKGLGLPIIDHGTHIVPVMVGNPTHTKKLSDMLLQDHGIYVQPINYPTVPRGTERLRFTPSPVHGPKEIDALVKAMDELWSHCALNRAELAG from the coding sequence GTGGACTATTCCGCGAAGCTCGATAACGCTCTTAAAAGCCTTCACGACGAAGGTCGTTATCGCACGTTCATCGATATTGAACGCAAAAAAGGGCATTTTCCGCATGCCACATGGCGCAAAGATGACGGCACTGAACAGCCAATAACCGTTTGGTGTGGCAACGACTATCTGGGCATGGGGCAGCATCCGGCGGTCCTTGAAGCGATGCACGAAGCGCTTGATGCCACAGGTGCTGGCTCTGGCGGCACACGCAATATTTCAGGCACAACAGTCTATCACAACCGTTTGGAAGCAGAGCTTGCTGATCTGCACCAAAAGGAATCTGCACTGCTGTTCACCAGCGCCTATAACGCCAATGACGCGACTTTATCGACGCTGCATCGTCTGTTTCCTGGATTGATCATCTATTCAGACAGTCTCAATCATGCCTCGATGATCGAAGGCATTCGCCGTCAGGGCGGGGCCAAACGTGTGTTCCGTCACAATGACGTGGCCCATCTGCGCGAACTGCTAGAAGCCGACGACCCCGCCGCGCCAAAACTTCTGGCGTTCGAATCCATTTATTCAATGGATGGCGATTTTGGCCCCATTGCAGAGATCTGTGATTTGGCAGACGAATTTAACGCGCTGACCTATCTGGACGAAGTACACGCTGTTGGCATGTACGGCCCTCGGGGCGGTGGCGTTGCGGAACGGGATGGATTGTCTGACCGTATCGACATTATAAATGGCACTTTGGCCAAGGCATTTGGTGTTCAGGGCGGCTATATCGCAGCCAGCGAAAAGATGTGCGATGCCATCCGCTCTTACGCTCCTGGTTTCATCTTTACGTCGTCCGTGCCACCGGCCGTTGCGGCTGGCGCTGCAGCCTCGATCGCGCATTTGAAATCAGATTCCACCCTGCGTGAGCAACATCAAATGCAGGCCAAAATTCTGAAAATGCGCCTCAAGGGTCTGGGCCTGCCCATCATCGACCATGGGACACATATTGTGCCTGTGATGGTTGGAAACCCAACCCATACCAAGAAGCTCAGCGATATGTTGCTCCAGGATCACGGAATCTATGTGCAGCCGATCAATTATCCAACGGTGCCGCGCGGCACCGAGCGGCTGCGGTTTACACCGTCACCTGTGCATGGGCCAAAAGAAATTGATGCACTGGTAAAAGCCATGGACGAGCTCTGGTCGCACTGTGCGCTGAATCGTGCCGAGCTGGCCGGATAA
- a CDS encoding M20/M25/M40 family metallo-hydrolase: MSLDNVLARIDADLPAATERLLDLLRIPSISTDPAYKKECEAAADWLVKDLNSIGVPAEKRVTPGHPMVVGHINGDGPHVLFYGHYDVQPVDPLDLWDAAPFEPALEETAGGMVIRGRGSSDDKGQLMTFVEACRAWKAEYGTLPCKITFFFEGEEESGSPSLVPFMQENAAELKSDIALICDTGLFQSKTPAIITTLRGLLGEEITIHAADKDLHSGMFGGVAQNPIRVLSKIIAGLHDETGRVTVKDFYDGVPDLTPEVAAQWDALNFDHAAFLGDVNLSAPAGEQDHTPLEMIWARPTCEVNGIIGGYTGKGFKTVLPAQASAKLSFRLVGTQDPLKIRENFRAYVQSMLPEDCTVDFTSHGASGGSSMSTAHPAFEQARGALSEEWPDAAAFAGCGGSIPIAGHFKEILGTEAMLIGFAKDDDQIHSPNEKYDLESFHKGIRSWARILDAMTRK, from the coding sequence ATGTCCTTGGATAATGTGCTCGCCAGAATTGATGCTGATTTGCCTGCTGCGACCGAACGGTTGCTGGATTTGCTGCGTATCCCGTCCATTTCAACTGACCCTGCTTATAAGAAAGAGTGTGAGGCGGCGGCCGATTGGCTGGTCAAGGATCTAAACAGCATTGGCGTTCCCGCAGAAAAACGCGTCACACCAGGTCATCCGATGGTGGTTGGTCATATCAATGGTGACGGCCCACATGTGCTGTTTTATGGCCACTATGATGTGCAGCCGGTTGATCCACTGGACCTGTGGGACGCGGCCCCCTTTGAGCCAGCCTTGGAAGAAACTGCCGGCGGCATGGTGATCCGAGGACGCGGATCCTCTGACGACAAAGGCCAGCTGATGACCTTTGTCGAAGCCTGCCGCGCTTGGAAAGCAGAATATGGCACCCTGCCCTGCAAAATCACGTTTTTCTTTGAAGGCGAAGAAGAAAGCGGTTCGCCTTCGCTGGTGCCTTTCATGCAGGAAAATGCCGCAGAACTGAAATCAGACATCGCGTTGATTTGCGACACAGGTCTGTTTCAAAGTAAAACCCCGGCGATTATCACCACCCTGCGCGGTTTGCTGGGCGAAGAGATCACCATCCATGCGGCTGACAAAGATTTGCATTCCGGCATGTTTGGCGGTGTTGCGCAGAACCCTATTCGGGTTTTGTCCAAGATCATTGCAGGTTTGCACGATGAAACAGGTCGCGTGACGGTCAAAGATTTTTACGATGGGGTGCCTGATTTGACCCCCGAGGTGGCGGCCCAGTGGGATGCGTTGAATTTTGACCATGCAGCGTTTTTAGGTGATGTGAATCTTTCGGCCCCAGCCGGTGAGCAAGATCACACACCCTTAGAGATGATCTGGGCACGACCAACCTGCGAAGTGAACGGCATTATTGGCGGTTATACAGGCAAAGGGTTCAAAACTGTTTTGCCCGCGCAGGCCTCTGCAAAGCTAAGCTTTCGTCTGGTTGGCACCCAAGATCCCCTAAAAATTCGCGAAAACTTTCGCGCCTATGTGCAATCGATGCTGCCCGAAGATTGCACCGTTGATTTTACATCCCATGGGGCCTCTGGCGGGTCGTCTATGTCCACGGCGCATCCGGCCTTTGAGCAGGCACGCGGGGCCTTGTCCGAAGAATGGCCAGATGCGGCGGCCTTTGCGGGTTGCGGAGGCTCTATTCCGATTGCCGGGCATTTCAAAGAGATCCTGGGCACCGAAGCCATGCTGATTGGTTTTGCCAAGGATGACGATCAGATCCATTCGCCAAACGAGAAATACGACTTGGAAAGCTTTCACAAAGGCATTCGCAGCTGGGCGCGTATTCTGGATGCCATGACGCGAAAATAA
- a CDS encoding alanyl-tRNA editing protein — MTDLLFRENAYLRETTGRVVGHTPEGGIILAGTIFYPTGGGQPGDSGNLIWDKGTLKIATAVKADTAGIALVPAEPMGLPAIGTEVIQQLDWERRHRHMRVHTALHLLSVIIPLPVTGGSIGIEKGRLDFDMPESPTDKQELENQLNELISRDFIVSEDWITADHLKANPDLVKTMSVTPPMTGGRIRMVRIGQGDEQVDWQPCGGTHVGRTGEIGRVRLGKIEKKGRQNRRVNLHLDG, encoded by the coding sequence ATGACCGATCTCTTGTTTCGCGAAAATGCCTATCTGCGAGAAACAACAGGCCGCGTTGTTGGGCATACACCCGAAGGTGGCATCATATTGGCGGGCACGATCTTTTACCCCACAGGGGGCGGACAACCCGGCGACAGTGGCAACTTGATTTGGGACAAAGGCACCCTGAAAATCGCCACTGCGGTCAAAGCAGACACCGCCGGGATCGCGCTGGTGCCCGCAGAACCCATGGGCCTGCCGGCCATCGGCACCGAGGTGATCCAACAGCTAGACTGGGAACGCCGCCACCGTCACATGCGCGTTCACACCGCCTTGCATTTACTGTCTGTCATCATTCCTTTGCCAGTCACCGGCGGGTCAATCGGCATCGAAAAAGGCCGATTAGACTTTGACATGCCTGAGTCTCCAACCGATAAGCAAGAATTAGAAAATCAGCTTAATGAACTGATATCACGCGACTTTATTGTGTCAGAGGACTGGATAACCGCTGATCACCTGAAAGCAAATCCTGATCTGGTAAAAACCATGTCGGTCACGCCGCCAATGACAGGTGGCCGCATTCGCATGGTGCGCATCGGGCAGGGTGACGAACAGGTTGATTGGCAACCCTGTGGTGGCACCCATGTCGGGCGCACAGGTGAAATCGGACGCGTGCGCCTTGGTAAGATCGAGAAAAAAGGCCGACAAAACCGCCGTGTGAACCTGCACCTAGACGGGTAA